atatttaataaaataaaatataaatatcgttatctttatcatactagttaagtaatgagttgtcaaaaatggttctagatatttataaaagttatatacgttttaataataaagttctttttaaactgaaaacgtttttgtacgtttgaaactaaatagatcaatcgagtctttatgagattcaatcttccactatcctttgtctagttctcaatgattgacaatttgttcttatttaaaaatcactttaccattttccgaatattgttaaaatggaaagatttctcaaatcaacgtgggcctttcaacagagacttgtaataataattcaatatatctgataattcaatcatttgatcttatcttctaattccattgataaacattttgaaacagatacaatcatataaagtatttaatctaatattttgtttacgtttcaagttataatatatatacacatatacatatataatcatactcgtttaatggttcgtgaatcgttggaacttggtcgaggttgaattaatgtatgaacatagtttaaaattcttgaaatttaacttaacaaatattgcttatcgtgtcggaaacatataaagattaaagtttaaatttggttggaaatttccgggttgtcacataatacatcattctaaatcatactttcatttcgagtatttcgaAACAATACCTTAATAGAGTTCGTCGATACAACACAGTCTATTTTCTCAAGTCACTGGTAGTTATAAATCTCCAATATACCCCAATCACATAGATTTTACAATCTAAAACTATCAAAACCGCAAGAAGTCTTGTATGTAAACACCTAACTCGGTTCTAGttcgatcttaattctactaagtcctctttagcAACCACATTTGAAAATCTGATCCAATCATTCAATAAACTATACATACTTACGTCGTCTTATTTGCAAATACTATTATTGTCCGTCCACGACCTTacattcaaatcttcaaaagatAAAATATTCACAACGGTCACTATCGAACTACCAGATCAATGATTCTATCTTAACAGTAATATAATCACTGTTCTAATCACGTCCCCtgacctagtcaagattcatcataACTCAACTTGAACTGAATTCCTATTCCGATTAAAGTCTTCTCCACTTCcaagaaagtcactaaacgaacgtTCCTATACTGTCATCTAATGAGTCACATCAATTCACAAAAGTCAACAACTTCTCAGGACAACTCTACGAGTCCTACGTAGCTAGTCAAATCCTACAACGGTACAGCCAGGCTAGTAATAATCCTCACATAACAACAAAACATAATTTTCCTATATTCAATCAAGACCACTTGGAAAGCTCCTTTCAAACATACTTCTTAAAGGTCACCACCAACTCCCATGAATCTAAGGTAGGAAAAGCAAATCCTCTAGGTCTTACTACGATCACAAACATCTAACCAAAAATCTACATCATACATGGCACGCAAACCACATACATACGATAGTAACAAACAGGGTATGGGTCCTCTTATTAGAAGACAAGAAAAACTACTACTCTATCCCAATCCTTACTGGCCACTACGTGCGTCCCGTCGATCCATGGAAAGGAATTATATTTCACCTAAGTCCAACACAACTAGTCCCGTCATTTACTGGTTCAGTCACGGTCGACAAGCATGAAATCTATACTTCATATAGATACACAATAGGTTTCGGGACCTTCACCAACCATCAaggggtcactaccctaatcaATCTCTATGGGTCACTACACGTGTCCCAACAGTCAATGGTAAAGATAAGACTTCATAATCGTCTTGGTTAATACTACAAATTATTCACCTCAAATTTTTCAGTCTAGGCCAACAGTAGTCTCACGTATAGTATAACAAGCCATATAACAACAATTCACAACAGTATGACACAATATTTCAAAGGTCATGTCTATAAAGTCTTACAGAACATAGCAGTCAATCTAAAggaataaaatcccgatagtggcAAGGTAGCTCCAGACACAATCGTCGTAACTGTGTCCGTCAACTATCATTTACTTCTATCTTACAAGTATAATCAATCAATCAATCGCAACTTGAGACACTAATCGTCAcagattatcattacaacaaacCCACAATATGACAAAGGCATGAACACAATCTACaggttcaataataataataattatagttgtcATTAATAAATATTGATGCCAAATTTAACGATAGATCagtattataaaaatatttttaactttACAATTAATTTGAGTGAATTTATAAACTTATAAAGTAGTAATCTTATACACCCCACTAATTTATTTCGGTCAAAATACTAAAATGATTAGGCTCCAATTAGTAAAAAATCTTGGGTGGTTGTCTCCAATACAACTAGGCAAAAAAGTCCCTTAAATTTTGTTAGAAATATGAACTACATGCCTATGACGAAAATTTTGATCAAAGAGCAAAGTTGGCTAGTGACTGCCATTGTTTCTACCAACTACACGGCGCTAGTCCTTTGATCTAACTTGAGTATCCAATAAATCTTAGTATGTGCATATCACGTGAGGGGATTGAGGGAATTTTAGTTTCCTCTCCCTTTGGTTTCAGTGTTCGTGGATACCAACTCTTGTTTTTTTGGAAAGCAAAATTTTCATTCCAGGCCCGCAAGAAGCGAGCAAAAACAACATACAATAAAATGAGCAAAGATGTCAACAGACCGACATCAAAGAGAAAGAGACAAAGCCTAAACGCCAACACAAAAAAAAAAGCCAAGCTACGACTTAATCAAAACAAGAGATAGGATTACAACTCCACCCTTCAAAATCACTGTGAACCATCTTCGACCTATTTTTAAGCCACAAGAACGAAAGGACTTTAAGACTCGCCAGGATATCCTCGTTGAGAATGGATTGCCGTTTATCGGCTGGAGCGTGCACCAACTTGTTTCGCCATTTCCAAATTAACCACAAAAGAATTAACCTTGAAGCAAAGAAAGCTTTGCAAACTTTCGGGGATCCCAGAGTGTAGTTAGCCGAACTCATGGCATTATACAAACCATTTGGGATAGGATCTGAGGAACTCCACCAAGCTAAAATAGTCTTCCATAGAGGAGTAACAAATTTGCACTTTATAAAAAGATGCTCAGGGTCTTCTTCCGTATCATTGCATAATGGGCACTGGGTAGAAGGAAGAACCACACCTCGTCTCGTCAGGTTATTTCTAGTAGGAATACCATTATATAAAATCCTCCAAGCTAGAATGTTGACCTTTTTTGGGATGCAAGATAGCCATGGAGTTTCGAAAGTAGAACCGGTATTGTGCGCCAAAGTTTCAATATCAATCAAAGAGGAAAGCGTTTTTACCTTGAAAATTCCCTTTTCACTAAGCTTCCAAAACCAATCATCATCTTCCGAGTTGAGTGAGGCAGGTGGCAAGCATATCTTCAAGTTTTCCAAGCTCATTGTGGGCTCTCCCTCTTAAAACGTTTCGCCAACACTAACTACCTTTTAAGCCATTACCATCGTTACAGACACGAGTACAGACTAAAGCGTCTTGATTAGAGTCTAAAGCATATAACCTTGGATAAATCAGTTTAAGAGGCTGAGAAGCATTTGAGATCCAAATGTCGTGCCAAAAACTAGTATGTAATCCATTTcccgttttacaaataattgaTGTCGTAAATGGCACTCCACAATTATCGATATCGGTACCAACCTCAATTATAGAATTCCACATAGATTTTGGAGTTGACGAATGAGGATGACAATGAAGACCACCAGATAATCCGTAAATGGATTTAATGATTTTTGCCCATAACGAATGTTTTTCCTTTTTTGATGATTAAATACATTCTAAAATGTACCGTGCTTAAATACAGATAGAAAGTAGGTTTAAATTGTTTACAGTTTACACAATGAACTAGACTAATTATATTTAGAGAGAAATAAAGTGGGAAAACAAAAAAATCATGTGCAAGGTCAATGCATAATGCCACATTATTTTGTACAAATCTTTTTGTAATGATATAATTTCCCTTTTTTTTTTCTCACTAAGCAGCAAGTTCAGAATGACAAAATAGAACATCTCATGTACGCGATTCGAAATAAAAATCTACCAAAATGGtttaatagataaaaataattaGTTAAATAAACAAACAAAATCAATCCGGCAGTAAATTAAACTGGTTCACTTCAAAAATTAGCCTCGTTTTCAGCAAACTTCAACAAAAAGTCAGAAAGTAGAGGCTTAATATCATCTCGGTCGACATTTTTCAATTCAAAAACGCCTTTTACAATTCGCGTGTAGAGCCTTTCCAGCTGCGGCACTCCATAATCAAATGTGCGCTCCAGTAAAAGTTTCTTAGCAGATTCGATTTTCACATCTTTCTCCACATCTGACATGATAACATCGTCTGATTTTGACTCGCAAACCTCGTTAGAAGTATTATCGACCTCGACACAATCATTAGGTGAGGTTTCAGGGTTTGCATCAgtttgatcatcatcatcatcaactgttGGTTCTTGAGGCTGAGACACTTCATCAGCTGTTAAAGCTAACATGTCATGTTAAATGTTcatagaaaaaataataataataataaatagaaaagtTAACCTGTATGTGAAGGATCGGCAGTTTTTTTGGGGCGTTTCAGAGCTTCGTAGCTCTGGTCTAAATTAACTTCGGGTTGAACATGACGAAGACGTGCGCTAGCCCTAGTCGTAGTTGCCGTCTGAACAACGGGAATATTCTGGAAAGAAGAACCACCAACGTCTTCTGGAAGAGTCAACGGACCACCGTTTTCAGCAATCTTCTCACAGAAAGCGACTAATGCGGGGTCCATTTGTGATAGCATCCCATGTACCTTTATTTAGAGATAGAACAAAACTTGAATGATATCAAAAGTTACAATGACATAAATACTAGTAACAAAATAGTAACATACTGAATCTCGAAGTTCATAAGCCCTGCTGACAATCCTAGCTCCATTGTAATCATCTCTATTATATATCTGCATGAACAAagaacaataatattacacaaggtAAAAGATGGGTAGTGATGGATCCACTTAAATTTCTAATAATAAATCCACTACATTTATGCATTAAGTTGTACAGTACAACTAATTAATCCATAAAATGtagttgatttatcaaaaatcaaagtGGAAATATACACGATGTGGTACTTGAACAGTGGCAAATGTACCTTTGCATTAGCTAAAATGAGATCAAAATCTTCTAAGTAAGCCTTGCATGTAATGTACTTGCCAGCATCAACACGCTGCAAAAGGGTAGCCATATCCATAGGGGTCTGTATAACTGTATGATAGTTTGGAGCATCTTCATCCAATACAGGGTAATGAAACGCACTGAAACGCTTATCATATAAAACCCTGAACCCAAAAGAAAAACGTGACACACAATCAATGTAATGTTAGCATCTACTATTTTACATAATAATGGGCACAGTAAAAGTACATTTTAACGGTGATCATAGAAACTTACCGGTTGCAAACATCACGTAGACACATTCTCAACCTGCGCAGAGCATGACCCTCAGCTTCAGCTTTAGCTTTCAGTTCAGAGATTTTAGGGCCAGTGTCTATTTTGGGTGCCTTGCTGAGTTCAGGGACAGTAGCCGACTTTTGAAACTTTTTTGCAGCTCCCTCAGAAGGTATTGACAACACAGCTTTAATCAAATGGTCAAAAAAGATACTTCTATCCTCCATTAACGGTTTGTCCATCTGATAACTGTACATGTAGATATATCAAAATTTTATTTTGTACCATGAAGAACGTGAGAATCACAAATTGATTAACTATAAGCATAAGCATGTAAATAAAAGCAATTAAACATTAAAAACGTGAATACTCTTTGATAACATTCTTGGTACATCAAGGATGTGACCCTGCCAAAGTCAGCCACTAGTAAAGACATTATCGAGCAAACTTCACTTTTTTATGAACTGATGTTATATCCAGTCTAACAAGGTTTGAAGAAGTTACCCAAAAATATTGAAATTGAAATTATCATATAATAGAAAATAATACCCTAATGATAAAATAATGTAATTTGGAAAATCAACAATGATAACTAACCGAATAATATGTTCCTTCCCAActgaaatcaattactaccatgaCAAAAGTGCATGATATAACATCAGATTAGTAGACCATAACTATATAGATTTATGACCATGTGTCATTGCAAGTAACTTAAGGAAAATTAACAGAATAAGTAACCAAACATACTTGTTACGGGACGGGAATACAAACGAAGCGTCCCCATCAAGCGCGTCAGCACGAACTGAGGATGTTCCAAGTAGCAATATGGGAGAATCTGATGGCAACTCTGCCAACAATGTCAACAGCACAGCCCTAAGTTGCTCATGTGCCTGAATTCACAAACAGTATTAccaaataagaagaaaaaaaatattcaACTTCTCAtattaaaacaaaaatataaagatTCATATTAAATATGAGCACCTACATTTTCCCACCAAAGATGGAATTGAGGTAAATAGAGTATTGAAGGTGTAGTTCTCCTTGCTTCACCAAATACATGAACCAAAGCTTCTTCTGGTGTCTTAGCACTCGGGTCAGATAGAAGAGACGAAAGTCCAAGAGAATGGACTGGAAACTTTTCCAGTTCATGTAAAATAGCGGGTCCCAGATGATCCTGCAAAATGAACTTGTAACTTCACCAATCATATTTAAActatacctggcaattgagacccatactCTCAAATTTGGATCAATTGGGTCAAGCTTTCTGGTCAATTGGGTCTTGACAAAAAATAGGTCAGGCAATGTATACCAATACTTAAAAAAAGAGCCTATGGGTTTTCCTCCAACCTATTAGGTCCTGTACAAATTATAAAAGAACAGGTCTAATGAGTATAAATTCCTAAAGCTCACTCAGATAGGTCTGATGGGTCTTgcgaatgggtcaaatgggtcaaacataACAAGTTTCATCCATCAAACATTTATGAAAACATTCATGGTTATACAATTATCATGTACATTCATATTTACTTACATATAGAATAAACataaataatcaataataataactaaataatataataaatgcaAAAACTCAATTGTTAAAATATATGACCCATTTTGACCCACTACCTGttacccaacctgacccatttaataatcaataataataactaaagttgacccatttcaacccaaaaccgttttgacccgttacccaaaccgaccaaACCTGACCCGTTTACCAGTTATAATCTAAACAATAAACATAATATAAAAAACTGAATCTGAATCAAATAAATTGGTCATTACCAGCCCGGTACCGTCCAATCCGCACAACAAAAGCCGAGGTCTGTAAACAAGAGGAAGAGCAAAACCACAAACAAGCATCGAAAACTTCTTGGATTCAGATGTAATTTCAAGAGCTGGAAAAATATCAGATATAACACTCATACACTTATTCAAATGTCTTTGTAAACACGGTGCAACAACCGGAGACAACGGCCGAGAATGAACAATCGATCCTCTATGCGCAGCCGGAGTAATCGTCGACATAGCTTCCATAAAATGCTTCTTTTCAACTTCAACAGATTCAACATCTATAAGAAACTTATCATCACTTGTATAAACCTGCGGATACTTTTCACGAAACGCACGAATCGCAGCTTCAGTGCATAAAGCTTTTAAATCAGCACCACAATAACCAACACAACTAGCAGCAAGTTCTAATTTTAAATCTTTAACAGGGGGCCGTTTCCATTTTCGGGTATGAATGTCTAATATTTCAGCACGCGCATCGAACCCAGGTAACTGAAAGGTAAACTCACGATCGAATCTACCGGGTCGTCTTAACGCTCCGTCAATCGCATCGATCCGGTTCGTTGCACCGATTAAAACGACTTGTCCACGTGAATCTAAACCGTCCATTAAAGCTAGCAGAGTTGAAACGATTGAGTTATGAATCTGTTCTTGTTTGCTTGACCTAACGGGCGCAAGCCCGTCTATCTCATCGAAGAATATTATCGAAGGTTGATTCTTTTGGGCTTCTTCAAATAGCATCTTTAATTGTCTTTCAGCTTCACCGACCCATTTACTAAGCACATCAGCACCTTTCCTCATATAGAAACTGACTTTTTGACCAGCTTTTGAGGCTGCACAAGCTAATGCTCGTGCAATGAGTGTTTTTCCCGTACCAGGGGGCCCACATAGCAACACTCCCCTTGGAGGGGTAATATGGTAACTAGCAAAAAAATCAGGATACAGTAACGGGAAAAAAACCATTTCTTTTAACGCATCGATATAACCCGAGAGCCCACCTATATCATCAAAACTGACACTTTCATCAACCTGTAAAGGCTGAATGTCGGCCCCACCTTTGGAACTGGGCCCCGCGGTTTGAACACCAGAAGCTAAGTTAGCCAAAACATCACCCTGATGACCCCAACCAGATGCAGCAATATTTAACCCCCATGACGAGGTCCCGTGCATATCGGGCCCACCTAAGAGCCACGGTGGTGCACCAGATCTGTTTGCGGCTCGTGACCATGGCATAGGCATGGCTTGGTCCAGCTCATCGACAAGAAGAGAATCATCAGAATCATCAGCTCGTGATATACGATGACGTTTATGAACACGGGACCCACCTCTTCTAACATCCCTACTGTGTTTTGTCCCAACACCTTGTTGAAGGACTCTTCTAGGAGATCTTGGTCTTTGCTTACTCTCTTCAAGCGATAGTCTGCGAACTTCCGCCCGGTTTCGAAGATCGTAACGTCTCCTACCGTCTTGCTCctcttcaccatcttcatcatcaccatcttcatcttcttcatcttcttcttcatcatcttcacccTCACCTTCATCATCCCCATCACCCTCAGCACCACCCTCCTCGGTTTCACCATCCTCTTCATTGTTATCCTCCATTTCATTATCATTTTCTGGTCCATTATTATCCTCATAATTATCTTGTTCATCATCAGATAGAATCATCTGCCCCCTTGAACCTGCATTTGAACGACGCGGCCGAA
This genomic window from Rutidosis leptorrhynchoides isolate AG116_Rl617_1_P2 chromosome 2, CSIRO_AGI_Rlap_v1, whole genome shotgun sequence contains:
- the LOC139893256 gene encoding ATPase family AAA domain-containing protein At1g05910; translation: MVSTQSGNVNGVRAGSGSGAGAGDDIDVDAGDVTSPKPIRTSSRVKRKPIIYNRYMLHSKSKQSNNNNNSSNSKKKKRTAAAQIARRIADNRQNNSDMSLRRSTRKRRASVNLQAYTDSSGSEDHDLMVSKYQSSRTRNNSSKRRQEKLPRRGPQREESRPRRDGLRPRRSNAGSRGQMILSDDEQDNYEDNNGPENDNEMEDNNEEDGETEEGGAEGDGDDEGEGEDDEEEDEEDEDGDDEDGEEEQDGRRRYDLRNRAEVRRLSLEESKQRPRSPRRVLQQGVGTKHSRDVRRGGSRVHKRHRISRADDSDDSLLVDELDQAMPMPWSRAANRSGAPPWLLGGPDMHGTSSWGLNIAASGWGHQGDVLANLASGVQTAGPSSKGGADIQPLQVDESVSFDDIGGLSGYIDALKEMVFFPLLYPDFFASYHITPPRGVLLCGPPGTGKTLIARALACAASKAGQKVSFYMRKGADVLSKWVGEAERQLKMLFEEAQKNQPSIIFFDEIDGLAPVRSSKQEQIHNSIVSTLLALMDGLDSRGQVVLIGATNRIDAIDGALRRPGRFDREFTFQLPGFDARAEILDIHTRKWKRPPVKDLKLELAASCVGYCGADLKALCTEAAIRAFREKYPQVYTSDDKFLIDVESVEVEKKHFMEAMSTITPAAHRGSIVHSRPLSPVVAPCLQRHLNKCMSVISDIFPALEITSESKKFSMLVCGFALPLVYRPRLLLCGLDGTGLDHLGPAILHELEKFPVHSLGLSSLLSDPSAKTPEEALVHVFGEARRTTPSILYLPQFHLWWENAHEQLRAVLLTLLAELPSDSPILLLGTSSVRADALDGDASFVFPSRNNYQMDKPLMEDRSIFFDHLIKAVLSIPSEGAAKKFQKSATVPELSKAPKIDTGPKISELKAKAEAEGHALRRLRMCLRDVCNRVLYDKRFSAFHYPVLDEDAPNYHTVIQTPMDMATLLQRVDAGKYITCKAYLEDFDLILANAKIYNRDDYNGARIVSRAYELRDSVHGMLSQMDPALVAFCEKIAENGGPLTLPEDVGGSSFQNIPVVQTATTTRASARLRHVQPEVNLDQSYEALKRPKKTADPSHTADEVSQPQEPTVDDDDDQTDANPETSPNDCVEVDNTSNEVCESKSDDVIMSDVEKDVKIESAKKLLLERTFDYGVPQLERLYTRIVKGVFELKNVDRDDIKPLLSDFLLKFAENEANF